One part of the Lapillicoccus jejuensis genome encodes these proteins:
- a CDS encoding glycerophosphodiester phosphodiesterase family protein: MSTSTGRSGAPYGDEPGPLALAHRGGAGLAPENTYAAFALAAALGVRYLETDVRLTADGRLLCLHDARLDRTTDGRGRARDRTLEEVRRLRVTGGGLVPTLDEVLDAFPGSRIAVDVKDRAAVGPLVEAVARAGAAERVCVAGAWDGWLAQVRADLPGVRTALGWRALAALVTAARTGVRPHRTVATGEFAHVPWALVRRPAVLTRLVGMADGLGVRVAVWTVDDAPTMRHLLDAGVGAVVTDRPDVLREVLLSRGEWVVPAPGPARPRVRRAAAGG, from the coding sequence GTGAGCACGTCGACCGGGAGGTCCGGCGCGCCGTACGGGGACGAGCCGGGGCCGTTGGCCCTCGCGCACCGCGGCGGTGCCGGGCTGGCGCCCGAGAACACCTACGCCGCCTTCGCGCTCGCCGCCGCGCTGGGCGTGCGCTACCTCGAGACCGACGTGCGGCTCACCGCCGACGGCCGGCTGCTCTGCCTGCACGACGCGAGGCTGGACCGGACCACCGACGGCCGCGGGCGGGCGCGCGACCGGACCCTCGAGGAGGTCCGTCGCCTGCGGGTCACCGGCGGCGGGCTCGTGCCGACCCTCGACGAGGTGCTCGACGCCTTCCCGGGAAGCCGTATCGCGGTGGACGTCAAGGACCGGGCCGCCGTCGGCCCGCTCGTCGAGGCGGTGGCGCGGGCCGGTGCGGCCGAGCGCGTGTGCGTCGCCGGGGCGTGGGACGGCTGGCTGGCGCAGGTGCGCGCCGACCTCCCGGGCGTGCGGACGGCGCTGGGGTGGCGGGCGCTGGCCGCGCTGGTCACCGCGGCCCGCACCGGCGTCCGGCCGCACCGGACGGTCGCGACGGGCGAGTTCGCCCACGTGCCGTGGGCGCTGGTGCGACGGCCCGCGGTGCTGACCCGGCTCGTCGGGATGGCCGACGGCCTCGGCGTCCGGGTCGCGGTCTGGACGGTGGACGACGCCCCGACCATGCGGCACCTGCTCGACGCGGGCGTCGGGGCGGTCGTCACCGACCGCCCCGACGTCCTGCGCGAGGTCCTGCTGTCCCGCGGCGAGTGGGTCGTCCCCGCGCCCGGGCCCGCCCGGCCGCGGGTCAGGCGCGCGGCAGCCGGAGGGTGA
- a CDS encoding glycosyltransferase: MRIVHVANAWAAHSGGIRTTLRALGTGYREAGHELVVVTPGGSPEDISREWGRHVVLPGLAVPGSGGYRALTRLRPVTDLLDALRPDRLEVSDRLTLRGLGDWARSAGVPSTVFLHEQLAGVLAAFSPFGPDRWRPVVDRHNAGTVERFDRVVTTTRFAARELERIGAATEHVPLGVDLALFRPRLRAVRPPDAPLVVVCSRLSREKRPDLAVDALDHLARRGVRARLVVAGDGPARRTLQRMARGRPVTFVGHLPERRAVADLLGAADVVLAPGPIETFGLAALEALACGTPVVAARTSALAELVVGDAGAVADPDPAALADAVAQVLAVPPARRRAAARARAEEFPWDRTTARLLALHGAAA, translated from the coding sequence ATGCGCATCGTCCACGTCGCCAACGCCTGGGCCGCGCACAGCGGCGGCATCCGGACCACCCTCCGGGCACTGGGGACCGGCTACCGGGAGGCCGGCCACGAGCTCGTCGTCGTCACCCCCGGCGGGTCCCCGGAAGACATCTCCCGGGAATGGGGGCGGCACGTGGTCCTGCCCGGCCTCGCGGTCCCCGGCTCGGGTGGCTACCGCGCCCTGACCCGGCTGCGTCCGGTGACCGACCTGCTCGACGCACTGCGGCCCGACCGCCTCGAGGTGTCGGACCGGCTCACCCTGCGGGGCCTCGGCGACTGGGCCCGGTCGGCCGGGGTGCCGTCGACGGTCTTCCTGCACGAGCAGCTCGCCGGCGTCCTCGCCGCCTTCTCCCCGTTCGGCCCCGACCGCTGGCGCCCGGTGGTCGACCGGCACAACGCCGGGACCGTCGAGCGGTTCGACCGCGTCGTCACGACGACGAGGTTCGCCGCGCGCGAGCTCGAGCGGATCGGCGCCGCGACGGAGCACGTGCCCCTGGGCGTCGACCTGGCGCTCTTCCGTCCCCGGCTGCGCGCGGTGCGGCCGCCCGACGCGCCCCTCGTCGTCGTGTGCAGCCGCCTCTCCCGGGAGAAGCGGCCCGACCTCGCGGTCGACGCCCTGGACCACCTGGCCCGGCGCGGCGTGCGCGCCCGGCTCGTGGTCGCCGGCGACGGCCCCGCCCGCCGGACGCTGCAGCGGATGGCCCGGGGCCGGCCGGTGACCTTCGTCGGCCACCTCCCGGAGCGGCGCGCCGTCGCCGACCTGCTCGGCGCCGCCGACGTCGTGCTCGCACCCGGCCCCATCGAGACCTTCGGCCTCGCCGCGCTCGAGGCCCTCGCCTGCGGCACCCCCGTCGTCGCCGCCCGCACCTCCGCCCTCGCCGAGCTCGTCGTCGGGGACGCCGGCGCGGTGGCCGACCCCGACCCCGCGGCGCTCGCCGACGCGGTGGCGCAGGTCCTCGCCGTCCCCCCGGCCCGACGCCGGGCCGCCGCCCGCGCCCGGGCCGAGGAGTTCCCCTGGGACCGCACGACGGCGCGGCTGCTCGCCCTGCACGGGGCGGCGGCGTGA
- a CDS encoding glycosyltransferase family 4 protein, translating into MTESFLPHVNGVTRSVIQVLRHLVAHGHEAHVLTPGDPPGDCEGARVTGLPSVGLPGYPQVRVSLASAARLARELEALRPDVVHLASPFVLGGPVVRAAGRLGIPVVAVYQTDVPGYAAQYTRLGHAPVTSALWRRVVSIHERADVTLAPTATVARQLSAHGVPRVLVWPRGVDVAAFHPSHRHRDPADGVVRVGFVGRLAAEKRIADLAAVADLPGVELVVVGDGPEREELRRVLPTARFTGLLGGAALSRETAGLDVAVQTGPHETFCQAAQEAMASGVPVVAAGAGGLLDLVDSSRTGWLYPPGDTAVLRERVADLVGDRRKREAMGAAAYDAVRGRTWESVCGRLVDHYRAVRAVRLRTA; encoded by the coding sequence GTGACCGAGTCCTTCCTGCCGCACGTCAACGGCGTGACCCGTTCGGTCATCCAGGTCCTGCGCCACCTCGTGGCGCACGGTCACGAGGCCCACGTCCTGACCCCCGGCGACCCGCCCGGGGACTGCGAGGGCGCCCGCGTGACCGGTCTGCCCTCGGTGGGGCTGCCCGGCTACCCGCAGGTGCGGGTGTCCCTGGCCTCGGCCGCCCGCCTGGCGCGCGAGCTCGAGGCGCTGCGGCCCGACGTCGTCCACCTGGCCTCGCCCTTCGTCCTCGGCGGCCCCGTCGTGCGCGCCGCGGGTCGGCTCGGGATCCCCGTCGTCGCGGTCTACCAGACCGACGTGCCGGGCTACGCCGCCCAGTACACCCGGCTGGGGCACGCACCCGTCACGAGCGCCCTGTGGCGCCGGGTCGTGTCGATCCACGAGCGGGCCGACGTCACCCTCGCGCCCACGGCCACGGTGGCCCGCCAGCTGAGCGCGCACGGCGTGCCCCGGGTCCTCGTGTGGCCGCGCGGGGTCGACGTCGCCGCCTTCCACCCCTCGCACCGGCACCGCGACCCGGCGGACGGGGTCGTGCGGGTCGGGTTCGTCGGTCGGCTGGCCGCCGAGAAGCGGATCGCCGACCTCGCCGCGGTCGCCGACCTGCCGGGCGTCGAGCTCGTCGTCGTCGGCGACGGCCCCGAGCGGGAGGAGCTGCGACGGGTGCTGCCCACCGCCCGCTTCACCGGCCTCCTCGGCGGCGCGGCCCTGTCCCGCGAGACGGCCGGGCTCGACGTCGCCGTCCAGACCGGGCCGCACGAGACGTTCTGCCAGGCCGCCCAGGAGGCGATGGCGAGCGGCGTCCCCGTCGTGGCCGCCGGGGCCGGTGGGCTGCTCGACCTCGTCGACTCGAGCCGTACGGGCTGGCTCTACCCACCGGGCGACACGGCTGTGCTGCGCGAGCGGGTGGCCGACCTCGTCGGCGACCGCCGCAAGCGCGAGGCGATGGGCGCGGCGGCGTACGACGCCGTCCGCGGGCGCACCTGGGAGAGCGTCTGCGGGCGCCTCGTCGACCACTACCGCGCGGTCCGCGCGGTCCGGCTGCGGACCGCCTGA
- a CDS encoding DUF4395 domain-containing protein, with translation MAPVRSAFGFPDVVNEKAARCVAAGVVALTACTLASGWLWLSALLAVGFALRVAAGPRWSPLGRLAAGVVAPRLGPPRLVSGTPKRFAQAVGLTFTLAATAALVLGAPTVTVVLLAVLLVFATLEAVLGFCAGCWVFARLIRLGVVRDDVCVECADLGARRRPAQLEAH, from the coding sequence ATGGCACCTGTGAGGTCGGCGTTCGGTTTTCCCGACGTGGTCAACGAGAAGGCGGCCCGCTGCGTGGCCGCCGGGGTCGTCGCGCTGACCGCGTGCACCCTCGCCAGCGGGTGGCTGTGGCTGAGCGCCCTGCTCGCCGTCGGGTTCGCGCTGCGGGTCGCGGCGGGGCCCCGGTGGAGCCCGCTCGGCCGGCTCGCCGCCGGCGTCGTCGCCCCGCGACTGGGACCGCCGCGCCTCGTCTCCGGCACGCCCAAGCGCTTCGCCCAAGCGGTCGGCCTGACGTTCACCCTCGCGGCCACCGCGGCCCTCGTCCTCGGTGCGCCGACGGTCACCGTCGTGCTCCTCGCCGTGCTCCTGGTCTTCGCCACCCTCGAGGCCGTCCTCGGCTTCTGCGCCGGCTGCTGGGTCTTCGCCCGGCTCATCCGCCTCGGGGTCGTGCGCGACGACGTCTGCGTCGAGTGCGCCGACCTGGGCGCGCGCCGGCGCCCCGCGCAGCTCGAGGCGCACTGA